In Euphorbia lathyris chromosome 10, ddEupLath1.1, whole genome shotgun sequence, a single genomic region encodes these proteins:
- the LOC136208203 gene encoding uncharacterized protein — MVDSDFVRRTSMELLNFGGGLQWKRSESDEEEKKVRSICFFYVPHVPKVLKTHPKVFISASSLSNWSVPSSRLRCCCLRFIICLPAIFLLVFDLPIGFQTEAACKAIGNQVGQFLESDPKNFSRLRRSFLRIKVTIDVRKPLRTGQKLKRSGGDWLWVNIRYERLPQFCFYCGVIGHSDKFCPQLFNETERSVERKYGSWLRAVIRKTGIQRGKEWLRNPSDQEDTLRFEKLGQFDASESSIIEIDPLGKKPGGSLTSKVSGIQHGGRKLVTGSVSLPTDDVLVMDPKRQHTSNVDIEFELSCAEQLKIGGGVRPGSQVRLGL, encoded by the exons ATGGTGGACTCTGATTTCGTGAGGAGGACTTCGATGGAGCTTTTGAACTTTGGAGGAGGACTTCAATGGAAGAGAAGTGAATCTGacgaagaagaaaagaaagtgaGG agtatatgttttttttatgtgcCTCATGTTCCTAAAGTGCTTAAGACTCACCCGAAAGTGTTTATCAGCGCATCCAGTCTCTCCAATTGGAGTGTTCCGTCTTCTCGCCTGAGATGTTGTTGCTTGAGATTCATCATTTGTCTTCCTGCGATCTTTCTGTTG GTTTTCGATTTGCCTATTGGTTTTCAAACTGAGGCTGCATGTAAAGCTATTGGGAATCAAGTGGGTCAGTTTTTGGAGTCTGATCCTAAAAACTTCTCAAGGCTTCGTAGAAGTTTTTTACGCATCAAGGTGACTATTGATGTCAGGAAACCTCTTAGAACTGGTCAGAAATTGAAGAGAAGTGGGGGCGATTGGCTTTGGGTTAATATCAGGTATGAAAGATTGCCTCAGTTTTGCTTCTATTGTGGAGTTATTGGTCACTCTGATAAATTTTGTCCTCAGCTCTTTAATGAAACTGAGAGATCCGTTGAAAGGAAGTATGGTAGTTGGCTCAGAGCTGTTATTCGTAAAACTGGAATTCAGCGTGGTAAAGAATGGCTAAGGAACCCGTCCGATCAAGAGGATACTCTTAGGTTTGAGAAATTGGGACAGTTTGATGCTTCTGAATCTTCTATTATTGAAATTGACCCTCTTGGGAAGAAGCCTGGGGGAAGTCTGACTTCTAAGGTTAGTGGTATTCAGCATGGTGGCCGTAAGCTTGTTACTGGGTCAGTTTCTTTGCCTACTGATGATGTGTTAGTCATGGATCCGAAGAGGCAACATACTTCTAATGTGGATATAGAATTTGAGCTGAGTTGTGCCGAACAACTAAAAATCGGTGGAGGGGTGAGACCTGGCAGCCAGGTCCGCCTGGGATTATGA